One Spea bombifrons isolate aSpeBom1 chromosome 1, aSpeBom1.2.pri, whole genome shotgun sequence DNA window includes the following coding sequences:
- the LOC128468216 gene encoding vomeronasal type-2 receptor 26-like: protein MEEQRQPDSKVSVFRELFAWISKIPETWNTNLLLRLCPVLRGRDIQQICDKWSNEKGDRCIPKSVEFLSYLDAVAAVLSFASILFCLVTVVILLIFIVFRDTPIVKANNKNLSFLLLVSIMLSFLCVFLFLGRPEDVTCMLRQTAFGVLFSLAVSCILSKTIMIYIVFRAAKPGSSWANWVSVKVSNSIVLLCSSIQVIINISWLAISPPFQELDMRSYQGKIIVRCNEGSVIAFYSVLGYMGLLAALSFIIAFLARTLPDSFNEAKYITFSMLVFCSVWIAMIPAYLSTKGKNMVAVEIFAIVASSAGLVGCIFIPKCYVILFRQELNTKTYLLGSRIKGLTK from the exons ATTCCAAGGTCTCAGTGTTCAGAGAACTGTTTGCCTGGATATCGAAAATCCCTGAGACCTGGAACACAAATCTGCTGCTACGACTGTGTCCGGTGCTCAGAGGGAGAGATATCCAACAGATCTG TGATAAATGGTCTAATGAGAAAGGTGATCGATGTATTCCAAAATCGGTGGAGTTTCTATCATATTTGGATGCAGTTGCTGCTGTTTTATCCTTTGCATCAATTCTGTTTTGTCTTGTAACTGTTGTAATATTACTGATCTTCATTGTCTTCAGAGATACCCCAATTGTGAAAGCCAATAACAAGAACCTCAGCTTCCTCCTCTTGGTCTCCATCATGCTGAGctttctctgtgtgtttctgttcctcGGTCGTCCTGAGGATGTAACCTGCATGCTGCGCCAAACAGCTTTTGGAGTCCTCTTCTCATTAGCCGTGTCTTGTATTTTAAGCAAAACAATCATGATCTATATTGTTTTCAGAGCCGCAAAACCCGGCAGCTCCTGGGCAAACTGGGTCAGTGTGAAAGTCTCCAATTCTATAGTACTGCTCTGCTCATCCATTCaagttatcattaatatttcctGGTTGGCCATTTCCCCCCCATTCCAGGAGCTGGACATGCGCTCTTATCAGGGAAAGATCATCGTTCGGTGTAATGAGGGCTCGGTTATCGCCTTCTACAGTGTCCTGGGTTATATGGGGCTCCTGGCAGCTCTTAgctttattatagcttttttagcccggacattaccggacagttttaatgaggccaagtacatcaccttcagcatgctggtgttctgcagcgTTTGGATTGCAATGATCCCGGCCTATCTGAGCACCAAAGGGAAGAACATGGTGGCCGTAGAGATTTTTGCCATAGTGGCTTCAAGTGCAGGACTTGTAggatgtatatttattccaaaatgcTATGTAATTCTTTTTAGACAGGAattgaatacaaaaacatatttacttggAAGCAGAATTAAAGGTTTAACCAAATAG